One Salvelinus namaycush isolate Seneca chromosome 4, SaNama_1.0, whole genome shotgun sequence genomic window carries:
- the LOC120045525 gene encoding ADP-ribosylation factor-like protein 4D: MGNQLTEIAPNTPFLQNFQSLHVVVIGLDAAGKTSLLYRLKLKEFVKTIPTKGFNTEKIKVAVGSSRAITFQVWDVGGQEKLRPLWKSYTRRTDGMVFVVDSTETERMEEAKVELHKITRTSENQGVPVLVLANKQDLASALSVNEVEKALAVHELNASTLHHVQSCSAVDGQGLQPGLEKLYEMILMRKKMVKHNKHRKR; encoded by the coding sequence ATGGGGAACCAACTGACCGAGATAGCCCCCAACACCCCTTTCCTGCAAAACTTCCAGTCCTTGCACGTTGTGGTGATCGGCCTGGATGCGGCTGGCAAAACCTCTCTGCTCTACAGACTGAAACTCAAGGAGTTTGTCAAGACCATCCCGACCAAGGGCTTTAACACGGAGAAGATCAAAGTAGCGGTGGGCAGCTCGCGTGCCATCACCTTCCAGGTCTGGGACGTAGGGGGCCAGGAGAAGCTACGGCCCCTCTGGAAGTCATACACGAGGCGGACCGATGGCATGGTGTTCGTGGTGGACTCCACCGAGACCGAACGTATGGAGGAGGCCAAGGTGGAGCTTCACAAGATCACCCGTACCTCGGAGAACCAGGGGGTGCCCGTTCTGGTGCTGGCCAACAAGCAGGACCTGGCCTCGGCTCTGTCTGTGAACGAGGTGGAGAAGGCCCTGGCTGTCCATGAACTGAATGCCTCCACACTGCACCACGTACAGAGCTGCAGCGCCGTGGATGGACAGGGCTTACAACCAGGCCTAGAGAAACTCTACGAGATGATCCTGATGAGGAAGAAGATGGTGAAACACAACAAACATAGAAAGAGATAA